In Rattus norvegicus strain BN/NHsdMcwi chromosome 1, GRCr8, whole genome shotgun sequence, a genomic segment contains:
- the Taar2 gene encoding trace amine-associated receptor 2 — protein sequence MTSFEAQQETFDCSEYGNGSCPENERSLGVRAAMYSLMAGAIFITIFGNLVMIISISYFKQLHTPTNLLILSMAVTDFLLGFTIMPYSMVRSVENCWYFGLTFCKIHYSFDLMLSITSIFHLCSVAIDRFYAICHPLHYCTKMTIPVVKRLLLVCWSVPGAFAFGVVFSEAYADGIEGYDILVACSSSCPVMFNKLWGTTLFVAGFFTPSSMMVGIYGKIFAVSKKHARVIDNLPENQNNQMRKDKKAAKTLGIVMGVFLLCWFPCFFTILLDPFLNFSTPAILFDALTWFGYFNSTCNPLIYGFFYPWFRRALRYILLGKIFSSHFHNTNLFTQKETE from the exons ATGACATCTTTTGAAGCCCAACAG GAAACCTTCGATTGTTCAGAATATGGGAATGGATCTTGCCCAGAGAATGAAAGGTCTCTGGGGGTCCGAGCTGCAATGTACTCACTGATGGCAGGAGCCATCTTCATCACGATCTTTGGCAACCTGGTCATGATCATTTCCATTTCCTACTTCAAGCAGCTTCACACACCGACCAACCTCCTCATTCTCTCCATGGCTGTCACCGACTTCCTGTTGGGATTCACCATCATGCCATACAGTATGGTCCGGTCAGTGGAAAACTGCTGGTATTTTGGGCTTACCTTTTGCAAGATCCATTATAGCTTTGACCTGATGCTTAGCATAACGTCCATTTTCCACCTTTGCTCGGTGGCCATAGATAGATTTTACGCCATCTGTCACCCTTTGCATTATTGCACCAAAATGACTATTCCGGTCGTCAAGCGGCTGCTGCTCGTCTGCTGGTCAGTCCCCGGGGCGTTTGCCTTTGGGGTGGTCTTTTCAGAGGCTTATGCTGATGGGATTGAAGGCTATGACATTTTGGTTGCATGTTCCAGTTCCTGCCCAGTCATGTTTAACAAGCTCTGGGGGACCACCTTATTTGTGGCGGGCTTTTTTACTCCGAGCTCCATGATGGTGGGGATTTATGGCAAAATTTTCGCAGTATCCAAAAAACATGCTCGCGTAATTGACAACTTGccagaaaatcaaaataatcaaATGAGGAAGGACAAAAAGGCAGCCAAAACCTTGGGGATAGTGATGGGTGTTTTCTTACTGTGTTGGTTTCCATGTTTCTTCACGATCCTGCTAGATCCGTTTCTGAATTTCTCTACGCCTGCAATTCTGTTTGATGCCTTAACTTGGTTCGGCTATTTTAATTCCACATGTAATCCCTTAATTTATGGTTTCTTCTACCCCTGGTTTCGCAGAGCACTCAGGTACATTTTGCTGGGTAAAATTTTCAGCTCACATTTCCACAACACTAATTTGTTTAcgcaaaaagaaacagaatag
- the Taar4 gene encoding trace amine-associated receptor 4, with the protein MNSPDLWYSPETQFCFAAANNSCPRKARPALVVCAMYLVMIGAIVMTMLGNMVVIISIAHFKQLHSPTNFLILSMATTDFLLSCVVMPFSMVRSIESCWYFGDLFCKVHSCCDIMLCTTSIFHLCFISVDRHYAVCDPLHYVTQITVGVVGVFLLISWSVPILFAFGLVFSELNLIGAEDFVAAIDCTGLCVLIFNKLWGVLASFIAFFLPGAIMVGIYIHIFTVARKHARKIGPGPRTKRALSESKMKATSGKESKATKTLSIVMGVFVLCWLPFFVLTITDPFIGFTTPEDLYNVFLWLGYFNSTFNPIIYGMFYPWFRKALRMIVTGTIFRSDSSTSSLHPAHP; encoded by the coding sequence ATGAATTCACCTGACCTCTGGTACTCCCCAGAAACACAGTTTTGCTTCGCCGCTGCAAACAACTCTTGCCCGAGGAAGGCGAGGCCTGCGCTTGTGGTCTGCGCCATGTACCTCGTCATGATCGGAGCGATAGTGATGACCATGCTGGGAAACATGGTTGTGATCATCTCCATTGCCCACTTCAAGCAGCTCCACTCCCCGACCAACTTCCTTATTCTCTCCATGGCTACCACAGACTTCCTGTTGAGCTGCGTGGTCATGCCCTTCAGTATGGTCCGGTCTATCGAGTCGTGCTGGTACTTCGGAGACCTCTTTTGCAAAGTCCACAGCTGCTGTGACATCATGCTCTGTACCACCTCCATTTTCCACCTCTGTTTCATCTCAGTGGACCGCCACTATGCTGTCTGTGACCCACTGCATTATGTCACCCAAATCACCGTCGGCGTCGTGGGGGTCTTTCTACTCATCAGTTGGTCTGTCCCCATCCTGTTTGCCTTTGGCCTGGTGTTCTCAGAATTAAATTTGATTGGTGCTGAGGATTTTGTTGCAGCCATTGACTGTACAGGTTTGTGTGTGTTGATATTTAACAAGCTCTGGGGAGTGCTGGCTTCCTTTATAGCTTTCTTTCTGCCTGGGGCAATCATGGTGGGGATTTATATACACATTTTCACAGTTGCCCGGAAACATGCCCGGAAAATTGGTCCAGGTCCTAGGACAAAACGGGCCCTCTCAGAAAGCAAAATGAAGGCCACATCCGGAAAGGAAAGCAAGGCCACCAAGACTTTGAGCATAGTCATGGGAGTATTTGTGCTGTGTTGGCTGCCCTTCTTCGTCTTGACAATCACAGATCCTTTCATTGGTTTTACAACCCCTGAAGATTTGTATAATGTCTTCCTCTGGCTCGGTTATTTTAACTCCACTTTCAACCCCATCATATACGGCATGTTCTATCCTTGGTTTCGAAAGGCCCTGAGGATGATAGTCACAGGGACGATCTTTCGCTCTGACTCCTCTACCTCCAGCTTGCATCCTGCACATCCTTAG
- the Taar3 gene encoding trace amine-associated receptor 3 yields MDLIYIPEDLSSCPKFGNKSCPPTNRSFRVRLIMYLLMTGAMVITIFGNLVIIISISHFKQLHSPTNFLILSMATTDFLLGFVIMPYSMVRSVESCWYFGDSFCKFHASFDMMLSLTSIFHLCSIAIDRFYAVCAPLHYTTTMTASMIKRLLFFCWAAPALFSFGLVLSEANVSGMQSYEILIACFNFCALTFNKFWGTILFTTCFFTPGSIMVGIYGKIFIVSRRHARALGNMPENTKGAGRNLSKKKDRKAAKTLGIVMGVFLACWLPCFLAVLIDPYLDYSTPIIVLDLLVWLGYFNSTCNPLIHGFFYPWFRKALEHIVSGKIFRSNSDTANLFPEAH; encoded by the coding sequence ATGGATCTAATATACATTCCTGAAGACTTATCCAGCTGTCCAAAATTCGGAAATAAATCCTGCCCTCCCACCAATCGCTCTTTCCGTGTGCGCTTGATCATGTACCTGCTTATGACCGGAGCCATGGTTATCACCATCTTCGGAAACTTGGTGATAATCATTTCCATATCGCATTTCAAACAGCTACACTCTCCCACCAACTTCCTGATCCTCTCCATGGCAACCACCGACTTCCTGCTGGGATTTGTCATCATGCCTTACAGCATGGTGAGATCAGTGGAGAGCTGCTGGTATTTCGGAGACAGCTTTTGCAAATTCCACGCAAGCTTCGACATGATGCTAAGCCTGACTTCCATTTTCCATCTGTGCTCCATCGCTATTGACCGGTTTTACGCAGTGTGTGCCCCTTTGCACTACACCACCACCATGACGGCGTCCATGATCAAGAGACTGCTGTTTTTTTGCTGGGCGGCCCCAGCTCTCTTTTCTTTCGGTTTAGTTCTGTCAGAGGCCAATGTTTCTGGTATGCAGAGCTACGAGATTCTCATTGCTTGCTTCAATTTCTGTGCGCTTACGTTTAACAAATTTTGGGGGACCATACTGTTCACGACCTGCTTTTTTACTCCTGGCTCCATCATGGTTGGTATTTATggtaaaatttttattgtttccagACGACATGCTCGAGCCCTCGGCAATATGCCTGAGAACACAAAAGGAGCAGGGAGAAACCTGTCTAAGAAAAAGGACAGGAAAGCAGCCAAGACTCTCGGTATCGTCATGGGGGTGTTTCTGGCGTGCTGGCTACCTTGTTTTCTGGCTGTCTTGATTGATCCATATTTAGACTACTCTACCCCAATCATAGTTCTCGATCTTCTGGTATGGCTCGGGTACTTCAACTCTACTTGCAACCCCCTCATCCATGGCTTTTTTTACCCATGGTTTCGCAAAGCTCTTGAGCATATAGTGTCAGGAAAAATATTTCGCTCCAATTCAGACACTGCAAACCTTTTTCCTGAAGCACATTAA
- the Taar1 gene encoding trace amine-associated receptor 1, which yields MHLCHNSANISHTNSNWSRDVRASLYSLISLIILTTLVGNLIVIISISHFKQLHTPTNWLLHSMAVVDFLLGCLVMPYSMVRTVEHCWYFGELFCKLHTSTDIMLSSASILHLAFISIDRYYAVCDPLRYKAKINLAAIFVMILISWSLPAVFAFGMIFLELNLEGVEEQYHNQVFCLRGCFPFFSKVSGVLAFMTSFYIPGSVMLFVYYRIYFIAKGQARSINRANLQVGLEGESRAPQSKETKAAKTLGIMVGVFLLCWCPFFFCMVLDPFLGYVIPPTLNDTLNWFGYLNSAFNPMVYAFFYPWFRRALKMVLFGKIFQKDSSRSKLFL from the coding sequence ATGCATCTTTGCCACAATAGCGCGAATATTTCCCACACGAACAGCAACTGGTCAAGGGATGTCCGTGCTTCACTGTACAGCTTAATATCACTCATAATTCTAACCACTCTGGTTGGCAACTTAATAGTAATCATTTCGATATCCCACTTCAAGCAACTTCACACGCCCACAAATTGGCTCCTTCATTCCATGGCCGTTGTCGACTTTCTGCTGGGCTGTCTGGTCATGCCCTACAGCATGGTGAGAACAGTTGAGCACTGCTGGTACTTTGGGGAACTCTTCTGCAAACTTCACACCAGCACTGATATCATGCTGAGCTCGGCATCCATTCTCCACCTAGCCTTCATTTCCATTGACCGCTACTATGCTGTGTGCGACCCTTTAAGATACAAAGCCAAGATCAATCTCGCCGCCATTTTTGTGATGATCCTCATTAGCTGGAGCCTTCCTGCTGTTTTTGCATTTGGGATGATCTTCCTGGAGCTGAACTTAGAAGGAGTTGAGGAGCAGTATCACAATCAGGTCTTCTGCCTGCGCGGCTGTTTTCCCTTCTTCAGTAAAGTATCTGGGGTACTGGCATTCATGACGTCTTTCTATATACCTGGATCTGTTATGTTATTTGTTTACTATAGAATATATTTCATAGCTAAAGGACAAGCGAGGTCAATTAATCGTGCAAATCTTCAAGTTGGATTGGAAGGGGAAAGCAGAGCGCCACaaagcaaggaaacaaaagcCGCGAAAACCTTAGGGATCATGGTGGGCGTTTTCCTCCTGTGCTGGTGCCCGTTCTTTTTCTGCATGGTCCTGGACCCTTTCCTGGGCTATGTTATCCCACCCACTCTGAATGACACACTGAATTGGTTCGGGTACCTGAACTCTGCCTTCAACCCGATGGTTTATGCCTTTTTCTATCCCTGGTTCAGAAGAGCGTTGAAGATGGTTCTCTTCGGTAAAATTTTCCAAAAAGATTCATCTAGGTCTAAGTTATTTTTGTAA